One genomic region from Bradyrhizobium icense encodes:
- a CDS encoding metallophosphoesterase, which translates to MLTRRHFLKSMGGLGALGVSTTAYGFSAPVVRLRVVRYDLSPPQWPAGLNLRIAAIADLHACDPWMSLDHIGEIVERTNALKPDIVVMLGDYVAGHRKVTRFIPDAEWAGALAGLKAPLGVHAVLGNHDWWEDKEVQRNGQGLPSAGRALEAVGIPVYENEAKKLSKNGHSFWLAGLGDQLAYIPARRFRPLKRIGVDDLGATLAKITDDAPVVLMAHEPDIARRVPSRVALQLSGHTHGGQVRMLGWSPISPSGQQLAYGHIKMNCDVVVSGGLGCSIMPFRLGVPPEIVLVTVGVGRPAVA; encoded by the coding sequence ATGTTAACACGCCGTCATTTCTTGAAGTCCATGGGTGGATTGGGCGCGCTGGGCGTCTCGACCACCGCTTACGGGTTCTCAGCGCCGGTCGTCCGGCTTCGCGTCGTGCGGTACGACCTTTCGCCGCCGCAATGGCCGGCAGGTCTCAATCTCAGGATCGCCGCCATCGCCGACCTCCACGCCTGCGATCCCTGGATGTCGCTCGATCATATCGGTGAGATCGTCGAGCGCACCAATGCGCTCAAGCCTGACATCGTCGTCATGCTCGGCGACTACGTGGCCGGGCATCGCAAGGTGACGCGCTTCATTCCCGACGCCGAATGGGCGGGAGCGTTGGCCGGATTGAAGGCGCCGCTCGGCGTTCATGCGGTGCTCGGCAATCACGACTGGTGGGAAGACAAGGAAGTGCAGCGCAACGGGCAGGGGCTGCCGAGCGCTGGCCGTGCGCTGGAGGCCGTCGGAATTCCCGTTTACGAGAACGAGGCGAAGAAGCTCAGCAAGAATGGCCACTCGTTCTGGCTGGCCGGATTGGGCGACCAGCTCGCCTACATTCCGGCGCGCCGCTTCAGGCCGCTCAAGCGCATCGGCGTCGACGATCTCGGTGCGACGCTGGCAAAGATCACTGACGATGCGCCCGTGGTTCTGATGGCGCACGAGCCCGATATCGCGCGCCGCGTGCCCTCGCGCGTCGCGCTGCAGCTCTCCGGACATACCCATGGCGGCCAGGTACGGATGCTCGGCTGGTCGCCGATCTCGCCGTCCGGCCAGCAGCTCGCCTACGGCCACATCAAGATGAACTGCGACGTCGTCGTCTCCGGCGGCCTCGGCTGCAGCATCATGCCGTTCCGGCTGGGGGTGCCGCCGGAAAT